One Acinetobacter colistiniresistens DNA segment encodes these proteins:
- a CDS encoding sensor histidine kinase: MWSWRLSKIKKSIANPNAVAETRRKKLSQTRQGGNPSGSYFFTKIGQWQHLLELIVASNVLAMVLALAEARSWQALEGVRVLQYMFFINWVILSFSALVDYFQDFFAKFSQKVALVLGFILLQLIVLFTTCVVNILQYWVTRSGAFSEEILFQGTSLHLGYGVLLGAFCMRYLYMREQWMNQQYSELNARIQAMQARIHPHFLFNSLNSVVSLITIDPDKAENMLINLSRLFRASFQELKLVSLAEEIDLCQHYLSIEKMRLGARLNVEWNIQATPIELKRVTIPLLTLQPLLENSIFHGVEKVLQPSTISVLVEILQNQVSIVITNPYSHDTIKSRKGNGIAIENVEQRLKAYYGQTVKFQIYGGVSLYTTVVNYHYQVK, from the coding sequence ATGTGGTCATGGCGGCTCAGCAAAATAAAAAAGAGTATAGCAAATCCAAACGCAGTTGCCGAAACTCGACGTAAGAAGTTATCGCAAACTCGTCAGGGGGGGAATCCATCAGGCTCCTATTTTTTTACGAAAATTGGGCAATGGCAACACTTATTAGAATTAATTGTTGCCAGTAATGTTCTGGCGATGGTACTGGCATTGGCGGAAGCAAGGTCGTGGCAGGCTTTGGAGGGTGTTCGTGTCTTGCAATATATGTTTTTTATTAACTGGGTGATTTTATCATTTTCGGCATTGGTCGATTATTTTCAGGACTTCTTTGCCAAGTTTAGTCAAAAGGTCGCTCTGGTTCTGGGTTTTATTCTGCTGCAACTGATTGTCCTGTTCACCACCTGTGTTGTGAATATTCTGCAATATTGGGTCACACGTTCTGGAGCATTTTCTGAAGAGATTTTATTTCAGGGCACCAGCTTGCACTTAGGTTATGGGGTGTTGCTGGGTGCTTTCTGCATGCGCTATTTATACATGCGTGAGCAGTGGATGAATCAGCAATATAGCGAGTTGAATGCCCGAATTCAGGCAATGCAGGCACGTATTCATCCACATTTTTTGTTTAATAGTTTAAATAGTGTGGTGAGTTTAATCACGATTGACCCTGATAAAGCCGAAAATATGCTGATCAACTTATCCCGGCTGTTTAGAGCCAGTTTTCAGGAACTGAAGCTGGTGAGTCTGGCCGAGGAAATTGACTTGTGTCAGCACTATTTAAGTATAGAAAAAATGCGTTTAGGCGCGCGTTTAAATGTAGAATGGAACATACAGGCAACTCCCATCGAATTAAAACGGGTCACGATCCCACTATTAACATTGCAACCTTTGCTTGAGAATAGTATTTTTCATGGAGTGGAAAAAGTTTTGCAGCCTTCAACCATTAGCGTATTGGTTGAAATATTGCAAAATCAAGTCAGTATAGTCATTACTAACCCTTATTCTCACGATACAATAAAATCGAGAAAAGGAAATGGTATTGCGATCGAGAATGTGGAGCAGCGCTTGAAGGCCTATTATGGGCAAACGGTCAAGTTTCAGATTTACGGGGGAGTGTCGTTATATACGACGGTGGTGAATTACCACTATCAAGTAAAATAA
- the argH gene encoding argininosuccinate lyase, with the protein MTTSSQSSSSASPNQTSGMWGGRFSEATDAFVAEFTASVQFDQRFYKQDIAGSIAHATMLAKVGVLTEAERDDIIQGLSTIKAEIEAGNFEWRIDLEDVHMNIESRLTQRIGITGKKLHTGRSRNDQVATDIRLYLRDEIDDILGLLLRLQKGLLSLASNNTNTIMPGFTHLQTAQPVTFGHHLLAWFEMLVRDTERLQDCRKRVNRMPLGSAALAGTTYPIDRAYTAELLGFEAVSENSLDAVSDRDFAIEFNAAASLIMMHLSRMSEELILWTSAQFKFVNIPDRFCTGSSIMPQKKNPDVPELVRGKSGRVFGDLISLLTLMKGQPLAYNKDNQEDKEPLFDAIDTVRGSLMAFADMVPALVPNIEIMREAALRGFSTATDLADYLVKKGVAFRDAHEIVGKAVALGVAEEKDLSELSLEQLQQFSDLITADVFDKALTLEASVNARDHIGGTSPKQVEAAIARAHTRLEQLYV; encoded by the coding sequence ATGACCACATCTTCTCAATCCTCTTCTTCAGCCAGCCCGAATCAAACCTCTGGAATGTGGGGCGGTCGCTTCTCTGAAGCAACTGATGCTTTTGTTGCAGAATTTACCGCATCTGTGCAATTTGACCAACGTTTTTATAAACAAGATATTGCAGGTTCAATTGCACATGCCACCATGCTTGCTAAAGTCGGAGTGCTGACTGAAGCTGAACGTGACGACATTATCCAAGGTTTAAGCACGATTAAAGCAGAAATCGAAGCAGGCAATTTCGAATGGCGCATTGATTTAGAAGACGTACATATGAACATTGAGTCTCGTTTGACTCAACGAATTGGCATTACAGGGAAAAAATTACATACGGGCCGTAGCCGTAACGACCAGGTTGCCACTGATATCCGTTTATATTTACGCGATGAGATCGATGACATCCTAGGCTTATTACTTCGCTTACAAAAAGGCTTACTCAGCTTAGCCAGCAACAATACCAACACCATCATGCCCGGCTTTACCCATTTACAAACTGCCCAACCCGTCACTTTCGGCCATCATTTATTGGCATGGTTTGAAATGTTAGTGCGCGACACTGAGCGTTTGCAAGACTGTCGTAAACGTGTCAATCGTATGCCGCTCGGCTCAGCGGCATTGGCAGGCACCACCTATCCGATTGATCGCGCCTATACTGCAGAATTACTAGGTTTTGAAGCCGTTTCAGAAAACTCGCTGGATGCGGTCTCAGATCGTGATTTTGCCATTGAATTTAACGCAGCCGCGTCTTTAATCATGATGCATTTATCACGCATGTCAGAAGAACTGATTCTATGGACTTCAGCTCAATTCAAATTCGTCAACATTCCAGATCGCTTCTGCACCGGCTCATCCATCATGCCACAGAAGAAAAATCCAGATGTTCCAGAACTGGTTCGTGGTAAGTCAGGCCGTGTATTTGGTGACTTAATCAGCCTATTGACCCTCATGAAAGGTCAACCTTTGGCATACAATAAAGACAATCAGGAAGACAAAGAACCTTTGTTTGATGCAATTGATACCGTTCGTGGTTCATTGATGGCCTTTGCCGATATGGTGCCTGCTTTGGTTCCAAATATCGAAATCATGCGTGAAGCCGCGTTACGTGGCTTCTCCACCGCAACTGATCTGGCCGACTACCTTGTGAAAAAAGGTGTTGCATTCCGTGATGCGCATGAAATTGTCGGTAAAGCTGTGGCTCTAGGTGTTGCAGAAGAAAAAGATCTATCTGAACTTAGCCTTGAACAACTCCAACAATTCTCTGATTTAATCACGGCAGATGTCTTTGATAAAGCACTCACGCTAGAAGCTTCTGTCAACGCCCGCGATCACATTGGTGGTACCTCACCAAAACAAGTCGAAGCTGCGATTGCTCGTGCGCATACTCGCCTAGAACAGCTATACGTTTAA
- a CDS encoding oxidative damage protection protein: MTRQVFCRKYKQELEGLDFAPFPGAKGQELFETVSKQAWQEWLKHQTTLINEKRLNVFEPDAKKFLEEQREKFFNNDESVEKAEGWTEEK; this comes from the coding sequence ATGACTAGACAAGTCTTTTGCCGTAAATACAAACAAGAACTTGAAGGTTTAGACTTTGCTCCCTTCCCTGGAGCCAAGGGCCAAGAGTTATTTGAAACGGTTTCCAAACAGGCATGGCAGGAATGGTTAAAACACCAAACCACGCTCATTAATGAAAAACGCTTAAACGTGTTTGAACCGGATGCGAAAAAGTTTCTTGAAGAACAGCGCGAGAAGTTTTTCAATAACGATGAAAGCGTCGAAAAAGCTGAAGGCTGGACCGAAGAGAAATAA
- the phoU gene encoding phosphate signaling complex protein PhoU: MSPSNPVLSHHISSQFNEDLQDVHTKFMTMGGLVEQQVANSIHALLDTDANLAIDVQFKDNAVNQFERDIDEGLTLILARRHPAAIDLRMVIAMSKANTDLERIGDEAAKIARIAQNLCEEGESPRGYMETRHIGNQVRVMIHDALDAFARLDVEQALKVVMADVDIDREYQSATRTLMTYMIEDPRHIARVINVMWVLRSLERIGDHARNISEQVIYMAKGMDVRHTSIEEIEQKVHQK, encoded by the coding sequence GTGAGCCCAAGCAATCCTGTGTTAAGTCATCATATTTCTTCACAATTTAATGAAGACTTGCAAGATGTGCATACCAAGTTTATGACCATGGGGGGATTGGTAGAGCAGCAAGTTGCTAACTCAATTCATGCTTTATTAGACACAGATGCTAATTTAGCGATAGATGTTCAGTTCAAAGACAATGCGGTAAATCAGTTTGAGCGTGATATTGATGAAGGTTTAACCTTAATTCTTGCACGCCGTCATCCTGCCGCGATTGATTTACGTATGGTCATTGCAATGAGTAAGGCCAATACAGATTTGGAACGTATCGGTGATGAAGCTGCAAAAATTGCCCGTATTGCACAAAACCTTTGTGAAGAAGGTGAGTCGCCACGTGGTTATATGGAAACACGTCATATTGGTAATCAGGTTCGTGTCATGATTCATGATGCATTAGATGCATTTGCCCGTTTAGATGTTGAACAAGCGTTGAAAGTAGTAATGGCGGATGTCGATATTGACCGTGAATATCAATCGGCGACACGGACCTTAATGACTTATATGATAGAGGACCCTCGTCATATTGCACGCGTGATTAATGTCATGTGGGTACTGCGCTCCTTGGAACGTATTGGCGATCATGCCCGTAACATTTCAGAGCAAGTGATTTATATGGCGAAAGGGATGGATGTACGTCATACCAGCATCGAAGAAATTGAACAGAAAGTACATCAAAAATAA